The Spartinivicinus poritis DNA segment CTAATGTAACTACTGGTACAGTAAAATGGTTCAACGAGACCAAAGGCTTTGGATTTATTGAGCAAAAATCTGGCCCTGACGTATTCGCACACTTTAGTGCAATCATGAGCTCTGGATTCAAAACACTGACTGAAGGCCAACTGGTTGAGTTCACTGTAACTCAAGGCCAAAAGGGCCCTCAAGCGGAAAACATTGTAGCTATTTAATAGCTAATTCTCTTATAAGGCAAGCTATAACAGCT contains these protein-coding regions:
- a CDS encoding cold-shock protein encodes the protein MSNVTTGTVKWFNETKGFGFIEQKSGPDVFAHFSAIMSSGFKTLTEGQLVEFTVTQGQKGPQAENIVAI